Proteins encoded together in one Drosophila albomicans strain 15112-1751.03 chromosome 2R, ASM965048v2, whole genome shotgun sequence window:
- the LOC117573885 gene encoding tubulin beta chain isoform X1, whose product MREIVHLQAGQCGNQIGSKFWEVISDEHGIDPNGYYHGESDLQHERIDVYYNEASSGKYVPRAVLIDLEPGTMDSVRQSPMGQLFRPDNFVYGQSGAGNNWAKGHYTEGAELIDSVLEVLRKESEGCDCLQGFQLAHSLGGGTGSGLGTLLISKIREEYPDRIMNSFSVVPSPKVSDTVVEPYNATLSIHQLVENTDETFCIDNEALYDICFRTLKLSSPTYGDLNHLVSVTMSGVTTCLRFPGQLNADLRKLAVNMVPFPRLHFFMPGFAPLTAKGSQQYRALTVAELTQQMFDAKNMMTACDPRHGRYLTVACIFRGPMSMKEVDTQMLNVQSKNSSYFVEWIPNNVKVAVCDIPPRGLKMSATFIGNSTAIQEIFKRISEQFTAMFRRKAFLHWYTGEGMDEMEFTEAESNMNDLISEYQQYQEATADDDVEFDEEQAEHEAYEAETLQNGDS is encoded by the exons TTCTGGGAAGTCATCTCTGATGAGCATGGCATCGATCCCAATGGCTATTATCATGGCGAATCGGACTTGCAGCATGAACGCATCGATGTCTACTACAATGAGGCAAGCAGCGGCAAGTATGTGCCACGCGCTGTGCTCATCGATCTGGAGCCCGGCACCATGGACTCTGTGCGTCAGTCACCCATGGGTCAGCTCTTCAGACCCGACAACTTTGTCTACGGACAGTCTGGAGCGG GCAACAACTGGGCAAAGGGTCACTACACAGAGGGCGCCGAACTGATTGATTCAGTGCTCGAAGTGCTGCGCAAGGAATCCGAAGGATGTGACTGTCTGCAGGGCTTTCAGCTGGCCCATTCGCTGGGCGGCGGCACTGGCTCCGGCTTGGGCACGCTGCTGATATCGAAGATACGCGAGGAATATCCGGATCGCATCATGAACTCCTTCTCCGTGGTGCCCTCACCCAAG GTGTCCGATACCGTTGTGGAGCCGTACAATGCAACGCTCTCCATCCATCAGCTGGTGGAGAACACCGACGAGACGTTCTGCATTGACAATGAGGCGCTTTATGACATTTGCTTCCGCACGCTGAAGCTATCGTCGCCCACCTATGGCGATCTAAATCATCTGGTTTCC GTCACAATGTCTGGTGTGACGACGTGCCTGCGTTTCCCTGGCCAGCTGAATGCTGATCTGCGTAAGTTGGCTGTCAACATGGTGCCCTTCCCACGTCTGCACTTCTTTATGCCCGGCTTTGCCCCACTCACGGCCAAGGGATCGCAGCAGTATCGCGCCTTGACTGTCGCCGAGTTGACCCAACAAATGTTCGATGCCAAGAACATGATGACCGCCTGCGATCCTCGACATGGTCGCTATCTGACTGTGGCCTGCATCTTCAGAG GACCCATGTCCATGAAGGAGGTGGACACACAGATGCTCAACGTGCAGAGCAAGAACAGCAGCTACTTTGTCGAATGGATCCCCAACAATGTGAAGGTCGCCGTCTGTGACATTCCGCCACGCGGCCTCAAAATGTCCGCCACATTCATTGGCAACTCGACGGCCATCCAGGAGATCTTCAAGCGCATCTCTGAACAGTTCACTGCGATGTTCCGTCGCAAGGCTTTCCTGCATTGGTACACCGGCGAGGGCATGGACGAGATGGAGTTCACTGAGGCCGAGAGCAACATGAACGATCTGATATCCGAATATCAACAGTACCAG GAAGCCACCGCCGACGACGATGTCGAGTTCGATGAAGAGCAGGCCGAGCACGAGGCTTACGAGGCGGAGACGCTGCAGAATGGCGACTCCTAG
- the LOC117576041 gene encoding 28S ribosomal protein S18c, mitochondrial: MLKITQLIARNATVANLAGSRSLQPRLYSNAVAVNEEATTTTPNAATNADEPIEMANPFEKEPQQCILCKHNITPNFKNVKLLSQFQSPYTGRIYGRHITGLCKQKQQDVEQAISRAQHSLLMPGYHKDVDFLHDPKLFDPEKPVRPHKY, encoded by the exons atgcttaaaataacaCAACTTATTGCTCGCAATG CTACTGTTGCCAATCTAGCAGGCAGTCGCAGTTTGCAACCACGTTTGTATTccaatgctgttgctgtcaatgaggaagcaacaacaacaacgccaaatgcagcaacaaatgcCGATGAACCAATTGAGATGGCGAATCCCTTTGAAAAGGAGCCGCAACAGTGCATTCTGTGCAAGCACAACATCACACCCAACTTTAAGAACGTGAAGCTGCTATCCCAATTCCAATCGCCTTACACGGGCCGCATTTACGGCCGCCACATTACCGGGTTATgcaagcagaagcagcaggaCGTGGAGCAGGCGATCTCTCGTGCCCAACACAGTCTGCTGATGCCCGGCTACCACAAGGACGTCGATTTTCTGCACGATCCTAAGCTGTTTGATCCCGAGAAGCCTGTGCGTCCGCACAAATATTGA
- the LOC117573884 gene encoding 116 kDa U5 small nuclear ribonucleoprotein component has product MDSDLYDEFGNYIGPDLDSDEDDDQSIYGQPDVPDDQDEDGMDEDEAEPQDDEDKEVTAVVLHEDKRYYPSAVEVYGPDVETIVQEEDAQPLDKPLIEPVKKLKFQIKEQDLPETTYDMEFMADLMDTPPLIRNVALVGHLHHGKTTFVDCLIRQTHPQFENMEERSLRYTDTLFTEQERGCSIKATPVTLVLQDVKQKSYLLNIFDTPGHVNFSDEATAAMRMSDGVVLFIDASEGVMLNTERLLKHAVQERLAITVCINKIDRLILELKLPPQDAYFKLKHIVEEINGLLSTYGSAEDNLMVSPVLGNVCFASSLYGFCFTLKSFAKLYADTYEGVNYNEFAKRLWGDMYFHSKSRKFTKKPPHSSAQRSFVEFILEPMYKLIAQVVGDVDTTLSETLSELSVRVSKEEMKSNIRPLLRVVCNRFMGDCSGFVDMCVEHIKSPLENAKRKVDHIYTGPKEGDIYRDMISCNQYGTLMVHSSKMYPNDDCTFFQVLARIVSGTLHAGQEVRVLGENYTLQDEEDSRILQVGRLWVYEARYKVELNRVPSGNWVLIEGIDQCIVKTSSIVDINVPEDLYIFRPLKFNTQSIIKIAVEPVNPSELPKMLDGLRKVNKSYPLLSTRVEESGEHVILGTGELYLDCVMHDLRKMYSEIDIKVADPVVAFCETVVETSSLKCFAETPNKKNKITMISEPLEKGLAEDIENETVCINWNKKRIGEFFQVNYDWDLLAARSIWAFGPDTTGPNILVDDTLPSEVDKNLLTAVKDSIVQGFQWGTREGPLCEEPIRNVKFKILDAVIANEALHRGGGQIIPTARRVAYSAFLMATPRLMEPYLFVEVQAPADCVSAVYTVLARRRGHVTQDAPVSGSPIYTIKAFIPAIDSFGFETDLRTHTQGQAFCLSVFHHWQIVPGDPLDKSIVIRPLEPQQASHLAREFMIKTRRRKGLSEDVSINKFFDDPMLLELARQDVLLNYPL; this is encoded by the exons ATGGATTCCGATTTGTACGATGAGTTTGGCAACTACATAGGACCCGACTTGGACagcgatgaggatgatgatcAGAGCATTTATGGCCAACCCGATGTGCCAGATGATCAAGAT GAGGATGGCATGGATGAGGACGAAGCTGAGCCCCAAGACGATGAGGATAAGGAGGTGACTGCAGTTGTGCTACACGAGGATAAACGATATTATCCGTCGGCCGTAGAAGTCTACGGCCCAGATGTGGAGACAATAGTGCAAGAGGAGGATGCACAACCGCTGGATAAGCCGCTCATTGAGCCCGTGAAGAAGCTCAAGTTTCAGATCAAGGAACAGGATTTGCCTGAAACAACTTACGATATGGAATTCATGGCTGATCTGATGGATACGCCGCCGTTGATACGCAATGTTGCTTTGGTTGGCCACTTGCATCATGGCAAAACCACTTTCGTCGACTGCCTGATACGTCAGACGCATCCGCAGTTCGAGAACATGGAAGAGCGTTCCTTGAGATACACGGATACCTTGTTCACTGAGCAGGAGCGTGGCTGCAGCATTAAGGCTACGCCAGTGACGCTTGTGTTGCAGGATGTCAAGCAGAAGAGCTACTTGCTCAACATATTCGATACGCCTGGTCATGTGAACTTTTCCGATGAGGCAACAGCTGCCATGCGCATGAGTGATGGCGTTGTGCTCTTTATTGATGCATCCGAGGGCGTCATGCTGAACACAGAGCGTCTGCTGAAGCATGCGGTGCAGGAGCGATTGGCTATCACCGTGTGCATCAATAAG ATTGATCGTCTCATtctggagctgaagctgccGCCGCAGGATGCGTACTTCAAGCTTAAGCACATCGTGGAGGAGATAAATGGCTTGCTTAG CACTTATGGCAGTGCGGAGGACAATTTGATGGTCTCTCCCGTGCTTGGCAATGTTTGCTTTGCCAGTTCGCTATACGGCTTCTGCTTTACTCTAAAATCCTTTGCCAAACTCTACGCTGATACCTACGAGGGAGTCAATTACAATGAATTTGCCAAGCGTCTGTGGGGCGACATGTATTTCCACAGCAAATC GCGCAAATTCACGAAGAAGCCGCCGCACAGCTCGGCACAGCGCAGCTTTGTGGAGTTCATTTTGGAGCCCATGTACAAGCTGATTGCTCAAGTTGTGGGTGATGTAGACACCACGCTGTCGGAAACTTTGTCGGAGTTGAGTGTGCGCGTTTCCAAGGAGGAAATGAAGTCCAACATACGTCCATTGTTGCGTGTGGTGTGCAACAGATTTATGGGCGATTGCAGCGGATTTGTGGACATGTGTGTGGAGCACATCAAATCGCCACTGGAGAATGCCAAACGCAAAGTAGATCACATCTACACGGGACCCAAGGAAGGCGACATTTATCGCGACATGATTTCATGTAATCAGTATGGAACGCTGATGGTGCACAGCTCCAAGATGTATCCCAACGATGACTGCACCTTCTTCCAGGTGTTGGCACGCATTGTCTCCGGCACCTTGCATGCTGGACAGGAGGTGCGTGTGCTCGGCGAGAACTATACGCTGCAGGACGAAGAAGATTCACGTATCCTTCAAGTGGGCAGACTTTGGGTCTACGAAGCCCGCTACAAAGTGGAGTTGAATCGTGTTCCTTCGGGTAATTGGGTTCTCATCGAGGGCATTGATCAGTGTATTGTGAAGACTTCCAGCATTGTTGATATCAATGTGCCAGAAGATCTCTACATATTCCGACCACTAAAGTTCAACACACAGAGCATTATCAAGATTGCTGTGGAGCCCGTGAATCCCTCGGAGTTGCCCAAAATGTTGGATGGTCTGCGTAAAGTTAACAAATCGTATCCTTTGTTGTCCACTCGCGTCGAGGAGTCGGGCGAACACGTTATTCTCGGAACTGGCGAACTGTACTTGGACTGCGTGATGCACGATCTGCGCAAAATGTATTCGGAGATTGACATCAAGGTCGCCGATCCCGTGGTGGCTTTCTGTGAAACTGTTGTGGAAACTAGTTCACTGAAGTGTTTCGCAGAGACGCCAAACAAGAAGAATAAGATTACCATGATATCGGAGCCACTGGAGAAGGGATTGGCCGAGGACATTGAGAATGAGACGGTCTGCATCAATTGGAATAAGAAACGCATTGGCGAATTCTTCCAAGTTAACTACGATTGGGATTTGCTGGCAGCGCGTTCTATTTGGGCTTTTGGTCCAGACACAACAGGACCCAATATTCTAGTGGATGATACGTTGCCTTCGGAGGTGGACAAGAATCTATTGACTGCTGTCAAGGACTCGATTGTGCAAGGTTTCCAGTGGGGCACACGAGAGGGGCCGCTTTGCGAGGAGCCCATACGTAATGTGAAGTTTAAAATTCTAGACGCAGTCATTGCCAATGAGGCGCTGCATCGTGGTGGCGGCCAAATCATTCCCACGGCACGTCGTGTGGCTTATTCGGCTTTCCTGATGGCCACGCCGCGTCTCATGGAACcgtatttgtttgttgaggTGCAGGCACCCGCTGATTGTGTGTCCGCTGTCTACACGGTGCTGGCGCGACGCAG AGGACATGTGACGCAAGATGCTCCCGTTTCAGGCTCACCGATTTACACAATCAAAGCATTTATACCCGCCATTGATTCGTTCGGTTTCGAGACAGATctgcgcacacacactcagggTCAGGccttctgtctgtccgtgTTCCATCACTGGCAAATCGTGCCCGGCGATCCGCTGGACAAGAGCATTGTCATCCGGCCACTGGAGCCGCAGCAGGCGTCGCATTTAGCTCGTGAGTTTATGATCAAGACACGAAGACGCAAGGGTCTCTCTGAGGATGTGTCTATCAACAAGTTCTTCGACGATCCTATGTTGTTGGAGCTGGCGCGACAAGATGTCTTGCTCAACTATccactttaa
- the LOC117573885 gene encoding tubulin beta chain isoform X2 — protein MREIVHLQAGQCGNQIGSKFWEVISDEHGIDPNGYYHGESDLQHERIDVYYNEASSGKYVPRAVLIDLEPGTMDSVRQSPMGQLFRPDNFVYGQSGAGNNWAKGHYTEGAELIDSVLEVLRKESEGCDCLQGFQLAHSLGGGTGSGLGTLLISKIREEYPDRIMNSFSVVPSPKVSEVVVEPYNATLSVHELLVNTDLTFCIDNEALYDICYQTLRLGSPTYQDLNHLVSVTMSGVTTCLRFPGQLNADLRKLAVNMVPFPRLHFFMPGFAPLTAKGSQQYRALTVAELTQQMFDAKNMMTACDPRHGRYLTVACIFRGPMSMKEVDTQMLNVQSKNSSYFVEWIPNNVKVAVCDIPPRGLKMSATFIGNSTAIQEIFKRISEQFTAMFRRKAFLHWYTGEGMDEMEFTEAESNMNDLISEYQQYQEATADDDVEFDEEQAEHEAYEAETLQNGDS, from the exons TTCTGGGAAGTCATCTCTGATGAGCATGGCATCGATCCCAATGGCTATTATCATGGCGAATCGGACTTGCAGCATGAACGCATCGATGTCTACTACAATGAGGCAAGCAGCGGCAAGTATGTGCCACGCGCTGTGCTCATCGATCTGGAGCCCGGCACCATGGACTCTGTGCGTCAGTCACCCATGGGTCAGCTCTTCAGACCCGACAACTTTGTCTACGGACAGTCTGGAGCGG GCAACAACTGGGCAAAGGGTCACTACACAGAGGGCGCCGAACTGATTGATTCAGTGCTCGAAGTGCTGCGCAAGGAATCCGAAGGATGTGACTGTCTGCAGGGCTTTCAGCTGGCCCATTCGCTGGGCGGCGGCACTGGCTCCGGCTTGGGCACGCTGCTGATATCGAAGATACGCGAGGAATATCCGGATCGCATCATGAACTCCTTCTCCGTGGTGCCCTCACCCAAG GTGTCCGAGGTGGTCGTTGAGCCATATAATGCAACGTTGTCGGTGCACGAATTGCTCGTGAACACAGACTTAACCTTCTGCATTGACAATGAGGCCCTGTATGACATATGCTATCAAACGTTGCGTCTCGGCTCCCCCACCTATCAGGATCTCAATCACTTGGTGTCC GTCACAATGTCTGGTGTGACGACGTGCCTGCGTTTCCCTGGCCAGCTGAATGCTGATCTGCGTAAGTTGGCTGTCAACATGGTGCCCTTCCCACGTCTGCACTTCTTTATGCCCGGCTTTGCCCCACTCACGGCCAAGGGATCGCAGCAGTATCGCGCCTTGACTGTCGCCGAGTTGACCCAACAAATGTTCGATGCCAAGAACATGATGACCGCCTGCGATCCTCGACATGGTCGCTATCTGACTGTGGCCTGCATCTTCAGAG GACCCATGTCCATGAAGGAGGTGGACACACAGATGCTCAACGTGCAGAGCAAGAACAGCAGCTACTTTGTCGAATGGATCCCCAACAATGTGAAGGTCGCCGTCTGTGACATTCCGCCACGCGGCCTCAAAATGTCCGCCACATTCATTGGCAACTCGACGGCCATCCAGGAGATCTTCAAGCGCATCTCTGAACAGTTCACTGCGATGTTCCGTCGCAAGGCTTTCCTGCATTGGTACACCGGCGAGGGCATGGACGAGATGGAGTTCACTGAGGCCGAGAGCAACATGAACGATCTGATATCCGAATATCAACAGTACCAG GAAGCCACCGCCGACGACGATGTCGAGTTCGATGAAGAGCAGGCCGAGCACGAGGCTTACGAGGCGGAGACGCTGCAGAATGGCGACTCCTAG
- the LOC117576040 gene encoding uncharacterized protein LOC117576040 gives MADSTKDSTPLPRRRLGLRLHKGARTTPGNRFHAPQVATTPLSADNTNNSETPRASQPAKLKANSTNCRRLGLTRRRPDLSKKRLEFIVTQDSAAVVEEQTSPQKLEWRQRKILELEADIETWKNGFNAAINDLQALVPNPVTMEKLLTELKLPLELLQYLEED, from the coding sequence ATGGCGGACAGCACAAAAGATTCAACGCCGCTGCCCAGGCGCCGTTTGGGTTTGAGGTTGCACAAAGGAGCTAGAACGACACCTGGAAATCGTTTTCATGCACCACAGGTGGCTACAACGCCGCTCAGTGCGGACAACACCAATAATTCGGAAACCCCGCGTGCAAGTCAGCCAGCAAAACTCAAAGCCAATTCTACAAATTGCCGGCGTCTAGGTTTAACACGACGTCGCCCTGATTTAAGCAAGAAGCGACTGGAATTTATAGTTACCCAAGAcagtgctgctgttgtcgagGAGCAGACAAGTCCACAAAAACTGGAATGGCGACAGCGCAAAATATTGGAACTCGAGGCGGACATTGAGACATGGAAAAATGGCTTCAATGCAGCCATTAATGACTTACAGGCTTTAGTTCCAAATCCTGTAACAATGGAGAAGCTATTGACGGAGTTAAAGCTGCCGCTGGAACTGCTGCAGTACTTAGAGGAAGACTGA
- the LOC117575208 gene encoding RING finger protein 37 has protein sequence MSSLINFLNPKLKPSVECDAVCEDGYTAANLIADDAEQLERGFMCFAVCKPPIEIIFDFPKAIDMKVIKLWHSSGALRSTAFEVHGKHDGIWERVAYVRDLPKGMDSVTFCYQSDYNSRSNTAAAQQQSEKVFFFKTAHKILATTNSVKIVIRATERCPPVLRKIQMWGLPARCLEKADRELMKTIWSEISDPYGLRDQALQQQQQQAGQRSPSRHIPELREQSTLEIPEEFLDSITWDLMIFPTVLPSGKVVDQSTIDKHSEEEAKWGRLPSDPFTGLEYTSQRKAILNLALKARIEKFLMEHSEHFKSVPRSLGSSRMRRRHASQFASHMCHQQTSAAGTYSSLSSLAYKHQLQQRKTKSTVTATATSAFSGSVSPTSPPAAKRARHSHSTYAASATVTATISSNSNNSSADQTPTSSSTSATTTAAGNNTSSIDQAIQQALQKITRFTQVLPLQQQQPPSCINCRSGQFAYEIRTCRHLVCRECLVMLSTAQQCVCKVAFCGGDVERYHKLP, from the exons ATGAGCAGCCTAATCAACTTTCTAAATCCAAAACTAAAACCCTCGGTGGAATGCGATGCCGTCTGTGAGGATGGTTACACAGCAGCCAATCTAATAGCCGATGATGCGGAGCAGCTGGAGCGAGGCTTCATGTGCTTCGCCGTCTGCAAGCCTCCCATCGAGATTATCTTTGACTTTCCCAAAGCCATCGATATGAAGGTCATCAAGTTGTGGCACAGCTCGGGGGCTCTACGTTCCACGGCCTTCGAGGTGCACGGCAAGCACGATGGAATTTGGGAGCGTGTCGCGTATGTGCGTGATTTGCCCAAGGGCATGGATTCGGTGACGTTTTGTTATCAAAGCGATTACAATTCGCGGAGTAACACGGCAGCTGCGCAGCAACAGAGCGAAAAGGTATTTTTCTTTAAGACAGCACACAAGATACTGGCGACCACAAATAGTGTTAAGATCGTGATACGTGCTACGGAACGTTGTCCACCTGTGCTGCGCAAGATACAGATGTGGGGATTGCCGGCACGTTGTCTGGAGAAGGCGGATCGAGAGCTGATGAAAACGATTTGGAGTGAGATAAGCGATCCGTATGGCTTAAGGGATCAGgcgctgcaacaacagcaacagcaggctGGCCAACGTTCTCCGTCGCGTCATATACCCGAGCTGCGCGAACAGTCAACGCTGGAGATACCGGAAGAGTTCCTCGACTCTATCACATGGGATCTAATG ATATTTCCCACTGTGCTGCCCTCGGGCAAAGTGGTCGATCAGTCCACCATCGATAAGCATTCGGAGGAGGAAGCGAAATGGGGCCGATTGCCTTCGGATCCGTTTACGGGCCTTGAATATACCTCACAACGTAAAGCAATTTTAAACCTGGCGCTTAAGGCGCGCATCGAAAAGTTTCTAATGGAGCACTCAGAGCACTTCAAGTCCGTGCCACGTTCACTAGGCAGCTCGCGTATGCGTCGCCGTCACGCCTCACAGTTCGCTAGCCACATGTGTCATCAGCAGACATCGGCTGCCGGCACATATTCCTCATTGAGCAGCCTCGCTTACAAGCATCAGCTACAGCAACGCAAGACCAAGTCAACAGTCACTGCCACCGCCACATCGGCATTCTCAGGATCAGTATCGCCAACATCGCCGCCAGCGGCAAAGCGGGCGAGGCACAGTCACTCCACATATGCGGCAAGTGCCACAGTTACAGCaaccatcagcagcaacagcaacaacagcagtgcGGATCAGACGCCTACCTCATCATCAACATCTGCcacaactacagcagcaggcaacaacacGTCTTCCATTGATCAGGCCATACAACAGGCACTGCAGAAAATCACCCGCTTCACCCAAGTGTTGCccctgcaacaacagcaaccgccCAGTTGCATTAATTGTCGCAGCGGACAGTTCGCTTATGAGATTCGCACATGTCGCCATTTGGTTTGTCGCGAATGCCTCGTGATGTTGTCGACAGCTCAGCAATGTGTTTGCAAGGTGGCTTTTTGTGGTGGTGATGTGGAGCGTTATCACAAGCTGCCGTAG
- the LOC127565937 gene encoding uncharacterized protein LOC127565937, which yields MNLWLFFGLVLLYTKTTICKESIDENPTSLLNNNLLSREDWIKLAKYYVSNHKPYNVKKYVPYKPSNKSITTRKPTLPVISITTELPDITTSPLESSTGSNLDVDDTTKSYQAAETTTEVAIDSTTELITSTTEITNEDSTTDSTTSSTTTEFITSTTELPSSMLLPILGIETTTSTSWNDAAEETTKQDNFSYTTTGIVNIDSTTETNELSSTTIDSVTSIDVTTEAEISTSQGTPESTSENMESTTQKFLKFNETTDSKESTTQLPISTTELPGTTSSSENDATTTEATTPENTTQGLETTTQNEDFSSESPELETTTETKESTTQFPTTTNKISLIEPVTEVNSNETSTTPNIIENTTAANSIIEISTTEKVSSLPQSLNFNDDIIQNKLVNITYSTDGVCDVTCLPKRSNQHKRE from the exons ATGAATCTGTGGCTATTTTTCGGGCTTGTGCTATTATACACAAAAACTACTATCTGCAAAGAATCAATTGATGAAAATCCAAcgagtttattaaataataatttacttagTCGAGAAGATTGGATAAAGCTGGCCAAATACTATGTGAGCAATCACAAACCGTATAACGTGAAGAAGTATGTGCCGTATAAACCATCAAACAAGTCAATTACTACAAGGAAACCAACTTTACCTGTAATTTCGATCACTACCGAGCTCCCTGACATCACAACAAGTCCTTTGGAGTCTTCCACAGGGAGCAATTTAGATGTGGACGATACAACTAAATCGTATCAAGCAGCAGAGACAACAACTGAAGTGGCAATCGATTCCACAACGGAGTTGATAACTAGTACGACGGAAATAACTAATGAAGATTCCACAACGGATTCCACAACAAGTTCCACAACAACAGAGTTCATAACGAGTACAACTGAACTGCCATCTTCAATGCTGCTTCCAATTCTTGGAATTGAAACTACAACGAGCACTTCATGGAACGACGCTGCCGAGGAAACCACCAAACAGGACAATTTCAGCTATACGACGACTGGAATTGTCAACATAGATAGCACAACCGAGACAAACGAATTAAGCTCAACAACTATTGATTCAGTCACCTCGATAGATGTGACCACAGAAGCTGAAATCTCAACATCACAAGGAACTCCTGAAAGCACATCAGAGAACATGGAGTCGACTACccaaaaattcttaaaattcaaTGAGACAACAGACAGCAAGGAATCAACTACTCAACTTCCTATATCCACAACCGAATTGCCTGGGACTACTTCGTCATCTGAAAATGATGCCACCACAACTGAAGCAACTACTCCTGAAAATACAACGCAAGGATTGGAGACGACGACCCAAAACGAAGATTTCTCCTCGGAGTCACCTGAGTTAGAGACTACAACAGAAACTAAAGAATCAACAACACAATTTCCTacgacaacaaataaaatatcactAATAGAACCTGTAACTGAAGTAAATTCTAATGAAACTAGCACCACTCCAAACATCATCGAAAATACTACAGCAGCTAATTCTATTATAGAAATAAGCACAACTGAAAAGGTTTCCTCACTTCCACAAAGCCTTAACTTTAATGATgacataatacaaaataagctTGTAAATATAACTTATTCAACAGAT GGGGTTTGTGACGTCACGTGCTTGCCTAAAAGAAGCAACCAACACAAGCGTGAATGA